A single genomic interval of Lewinellaceae bacterium harbors:
- the msrA gene encoding peptide-methionine (S)-S-oxide reductase MsrA: MPRSSFILSLALLIPFTGCFSQQGKQEQGKHFVSSYHYEPTKPGLKTAYFASGCFWCVEAVYESVKGVEESVSGYAGGHKEYPTYEDSNTGTTGHAESVMIYYDSTVVDFPTLVDVYFGSQNVTQANGQGPDHGSQYRSIIFYQNPVEKQIIEDKIAALNKELAPQKVAAEVKPFEKFWVAEEYHQNYEKLHPNQPYVRGVSVPRLERFKEKFPQLLKEGHP, encoded by the coding sequence ATGCCTAGATCCTCTTTTATCCTGTCACTAGCCCTCCTGATCCCTTTTACCGGTTGCTTCAGTCAGCAGGGAAAACAGGAACAAGGAAAGCACTTTGTCAGCAGTTATCACTACGAGCCTACCAAGCCCGGGCTGAAAACCGCTTATTTTGCTTCCGGCTGCTTCTGGTGTGTTGAGGCGGTCTACGAAAGCGTCAAAGGCGTAGAAGAATCGGTTTCCGGGTATGCGGGAGGACATAAAGAATATCCGACTTACGAAGATTCCAACACCGGTACGACGGGGCATGCCGAGTCGGTGATGATTTATTACGACTCGACGGTGGTTGACTTCCCAACACTCGTTGATGTGTATTTCGGATCGCAAAATGTGACCCAGGCCAATGGGCAGGGACCCGATCACGGCTCGCAGTACCGGTCCATCATTTTTTACCAGAACCCCGTAGAAAAGCAGATCATTGAGGATAAAATTGCTGCGCTCAATAAAGAGTTGGCACCCCAAAAAGTTGCCGCGGAGGTGAAGCCTTTTGAAAAATTCTGGGTGGCAGAAGAGTATCACCAGAACTACGAGAAACTACATCCCAACCAGCCTTATGTGCGGGGTGTGTCGGTGCCCAGGCTGGAGCGATTTAAGGAGAAATTCCCGCAGCTGCTCAAAGAGGGTCATCCTTAG
- the msrA gene encoding peptide-methionine (S)-S-oxide reductase MsrA: MSNKEVATFGGGCFWCVEAVIQRLKGVESVVSGYAGGTMINPDYRSVCSGATGHAEVIQVTFNTDEISYQDLITIFMTSHDPTTLNRQGADQGTQYRSIILYHDDVQKATAEHVLNELKAVFPQPIVTELVPLEQFYPAEKYHQNYYNNNSYAGYCRVVIDPKIKKLRDKYADRLKEQA, encoded by the coding sequence ATGAGTAATAAAGAGGTTGCCACCTTTGGAGGTGGTTGTTTCTGGTGTGTCGAAGCGGTCATCCAGCGCCTGAAAGGCGTTGAGTCCGTCGTGTCAGGGTATGCCGGAGGGACCATGATCAATCCAGATTATCGTTCGGTGTGCTCGGGAGCTACCGGACACGCTGAAGTCATCCAGGTGACCTTTAATACCGATGAGATCAGTTACCAGGACCTGATCACCATCTTCATGACCAGTCATGATCCGACAACACTTAACCGGCAGGGAGCAGACCAGGGCACCCAATACCGCTCGATCATTTTATATCACGATGACGTCCAAAAGGCAACTGCAGAACATGTTCTGAATGAGCTAAAAGCCGTGTTTCCGCAGCCGATTGTAACAGAGCTGGTTCCGCTGGAACAATTTTATCCCGCTGAAAAATACCACCAGAACTACTACAACAACAATTCCTATGCGGGCTACTGCCGGGTGGTGATCGATCCAAAAATCAAAAAACTCCGGGATAAGTATGCCGACCGGCTGAAAGAGCAGGCATAA